The Sorangiineae bacterium MSr11954 DNA segment CGTCCGACGCCGTGCTGCTCGCGTCCAACGCGGTGACGCTCACGTCTTTCGCGTCCGATACCACGACGCTCGCGTCCAACGCCGCGGCGTAGCGCGCAGCTAGAGCCGACAGGGCGTCGGGGCTCTTCGCTGATAGCGTGAGCACATGGATCGGACGTTCGGGCGTTTGGTGCGGCTCTTCTACGTGCGCCGGCGCGGCCTCCAGGATGACGTGCGCGTTGGTGCCGGAGAGCCCGAAGGAGCTCACCCCCGCCAGGCGCCGTCCGGAGGGCCACGGGGTGGCCTCCGCGGTGACGCGCACCGGGAGCTGCGCCCAATCGATGTGCGGGTTGGGCGTCCGGAAATGCAAATGCGGCGGAATGAGATCGTGCTCGAACGCCATAGCCACCTTGAGCACCCCGGCCACGCCGGCGGCCGCCTCGAGGTGACCGATGTTCGTCTTCACCGAGCCGACCAAGAGCGGACGATCGGCTGGACGGCCCGCGCCAAGCGCGCCCGCCAGCGCATCGATTTCGATGGGATCGCCCAACGATGTGCCGGTGCCGTGGGCCTCCACATAGCTGATCTCGGCAGGGGGAACGCCGGCCGCCGCGAGGGCGTCGCAGATCACGGCGCGCTGGGCGAGGCCGTTTGGTACGGTGAAGCCGCTGGAGGCGCCATCGTGGTTGACGGCGGATCCACGCACCACCGCCAGCACATGATCGCGATCGGCGAGCGCGTCCGACAGCCGCTTCAAGACGAGGATGCCGCACCCCTCGCCGCGCGCGTATCCGTCGGCCGCGGCGTCGAACGTTTTGCAGCGACCATCGGGGGCCAGCGCGCGCGCGCCGGAGAGAAAGACGAACGGCAACGGCGACAAGAGGAGTTGGACGCCGCCGGCGAGCGCCAGGTTGCATTCGCCGGCGCGCAGGCTCTGGCACGCCAAGTGGAGGGCCACCAGCGAGGACGAGCACGCGGTGTCCAGCGAGAGCGAGGGGCCGTGGAGCCCGAGCAGATACGAGAGACGGCCCGCAGCGAAGCAAAAACCGTTGCCCGTGCCGGAGTAAGCGTCGATGGCCGCCGGATCGGCGCCACCCAAGAGCGCATAGTCGTTGACGCCGATGCCCACGTAGACACCGGTGCGCGATCCCGCGAGGCGCGCGGCGGATTGCCCGGAGCGTTCGAGGGCCTCCCACGCTACCTCCAAGAGCAGCCGCTGCTGCGGATCCATCCGGCTCGCCTCGCGCCGCGAGATGCCGAAGAAGCGCGCGTCGAAGCGGTCCACACCTTCGATGAAGGCGGCCGAGCGCGTGTACATTTTGCCGCGCGCATCGGGATCGGGATCGTAGAAGCGGTCGATGTCCCATCGCTCGGCGGGGATTTCGCGGATGGTATCGGTCCCCGAGCGGAGCACGCGCCAGAGCGCTTCGGGATCGTCGGCGCCCGGGAAGCGGCAAGCCGCGCCGACGATGGCGATCGGCGCCGTGCGCGCATGCTCGAGCGCGTCGACCTTGGCCTGGAGCTTCTTCAGGACGAGGAGCGTCTTTTGTTGCGCGGTCAGCTCCGTAGGACGCGCCTCCGCGGTCTCTGTCATCGGGCAGCCTCCTCCGCCAAAAATCGCGCGGCAAACTCCTCGAGCTCCGAGGCCACGTCGCTCTCCGAGAGACCTTGCACCTCCGCGAGGAGCTCCTCGTCGCGCGCGGCCGCCGCCGCGCGACCGTTCGTCGCGACAGGGGTGTCGCCCGTGAATCCGAGCACCTCGGCGGCAAGGTATCGGCCGAGCGACTCCACGGTGGGGTAGTTGAAGACGAGGCTCGCCGGAAGTGAGGTATCGAGCGCGAGCTGCAGTCGGTTGCGGAGCTCGAGGGCCATGAGCGAGTCCATCCCCATGTCGAAGAAGCCCTGGCGGGCAGACGGCCCTCGCGAGGGATCGCTGCGCAGGATGGTGGCGATGGTGCGTTGAAGCTCGCTCGCGAGGAGCTCTTCGCGCTCGGGCGGTGGCGCTGCGCGAAGGCGCAGAAGGAGCTCTCCACGGACGGCGGACCCGCCGTTCGAGAGGCTTTCGGTCGAAACGAGCTCGGAGAAGAGCGGGGGTATTTCGGCGGCGGGTCGCCCGGCAAAGGTGCGCGGCCACGAGCCGGGAAGAACGGCCACCTCCGTGAGCCCGGCCACGATGGCACGCTCGAGAACATCGAGGCCGTACTCCGCTGGGATGGGCTCCACGCCAAAGGTGCCCCAGCGTTCGCGGGTGGCAACGTCGGCCATGCCGATGGTCCAGGGGCCCCAATCCACGACGAGCGCCGGAAGCCCGCGCGCGCGCCGTTCGTGCGCGAGCGCATCCAGGAACGCATTCGCCGCCGCATACGCGCCCTGCCCCGGCGCGCCGAGGAGGGCTGCGCCGGAGGAAAAGAGGACGAAGAAGTCGAGCGCGTCGCCACCGCCGGCAAGCGCCGAGTCTCCGACGAGCGTCGCGTCGCGTACGGGCGCCGCGTTGCGCGCGAGGGTCGCGTCGCGTATGGGCACCGCGGCGCGTGCGAGGGGCGCGTCGTGCACGGGCGCCGCGTTGCGCGCGAGGGTCGCGTCGTGTACGGGCTCCGCGGCGCGTGCGAGGGGCGCGTCGTGTACGGGCTCCGCGGTGCGTGCGAGGGGCGCGTCGCGTACGGGCTCCGCGGCGCGTGCGATGGGCGCGTCGCGTATGGGCTCCGCGGCGCGTGCGAGGGGCGCGTCGTGTACGGGCTCCGCGGCGCGTGCGAGGGGCGCGTCGCGTGCGAGCGTCGATGCGTGCAGATTCCACGCACCTTGGGCTTTGGGTGCCATGGCCCGCTCCAAGGTGGCGCGGTCCGTTCGCGCGAGAAGGCCGCCGATGGCCACACCGGCCGCATGGATCACACCGCGCAGAGGGCCAAGAGCACGCGCGGCTTTCAGCGCCCGTTCGACCTCTGCGGGTCGCGAAACATCGGCTTGCACGACGCAGACGCGCACCTTGCCGCCCTCGAGCGCGGCGATCCGCTCCGCAGCCTCCGGCGAGGGCGCGCTTCGCGACACGAGCACCACGTTCGTTGCCCCGCGTGCGACGAGCCACCGTGCCACCTCGAGGCCGATCGCGCCGAGGCCGCCGGTCACGAGGTACGTCGCCGAAGGACGCAGCGCGAGCCGCGCGGGCCCCGCGACATTGGGCATCTCGATCCGCGCCAGGCGCGCCACGTGCCGCTGTCCCCCGCGAAAACGGACATACTCGAACGACGCACCCAGCAGCTCCGCGGCCATCTCCGCAGCTTCGCGCCCCCGCGCATCGCCCGGCCCAGGGTCCAAGTCGATGACGCCACCGAAAGCCTCCGGATGCTCGACCGCGAGGACCCGCCCGAGCCCCGCGATACCGCTCGCATCGAGCCCGCCACGCGTGACGAAGAAAATCCGAGGCTGCCCCGGCTCCGCGACCGCCGATTGAATCGTCTCCAGCGCCGCCGCCGCAACCTCCACGGCTCCCTCCGGCGCCGCCCCATGGACGTCCAGCGCCCCGAGATCGACGATCCCCTCGAACCGCCTCGCATCCCACGCACCGGCAGCCGCATCCCACGCACCGGCAGCCGCATCCCGCGCACCGGCAGCCGCATCCCGCGCACCCGCACTGGCACCCGCAGCCGCCCCGCGGACAGCAGTCACGCCGTGCGCCTCGAGCGCCGTCACCAGCGCATCGGCGAGTCCCTGACCATCGCCCACGACCCGCCATACGCGCGACGGCGGCGCGATCGCAGAAGGTGTCGGCGGCGCGATCGCAGAAGGTGTCGGCGGCGCGATCGCAGAAGGTGTCGGCGGCGCGATCGCAGAAGGTGTCGGCATCGCGCCCGCAGAAGGGGTCGGCGTCGCGCTCGCAGAAGGTGACGACGTCGGGGTCGCGAAAGACATCCCCGTCGATGCCGCCGCAGCAGACACGGCACGGACCGTGGGTCGCCACGCCAGCGCATAGAGCCCCGACGAGGAATCGCCAGGTCGCCGACCCGCACCGTCGAGCCAGAATCGCTCGCGTTGAAACGGATACGTCGGGGCCGAGGTCCGGCGTCCGGGACCGTCCAGGGCAATAGATGCACCATGCATCCAAACACCGCCGAGGCTGAGAAGCACACGCTCGCGATCGTCTTCGCCTTTGCGCAGCGACGGCAACCACGCCGCCGCGCGATCGTCGGGCAGGCAGCGACGGCCCATGGCGACCAAGGTGGGCCGCGGCCCGATCTCGAGGAAAATGCGAACGCCCTCGCGATCGAGCGTCTCCATGCCGGCCGCAAAGCGCACGGGCGCCCGCGTATGACGTCTCCAATACGCGGCGCTCACCGACGGCAGCAGCGCGCCGGTCACGTTCGAGACGAGCGCGATGCGCGGCGCCTCGTAGCGGACGGTGGCGGCGACGCGCTCGAAGGCGTCGAGCATCGGCTCCATGAGCGCCGAGTGAAAGGCGTGCGACACGGTGAGCTTCGTCGTCCTGCGGCCGCGAGCCTCGAACCGCTTCGCCACCGCTGCGACGGCGTCTTCCGGGCCCGCGATCACCGCGTCCTCGGGACCATTCACCGCGGCCACGCACGTCCCCTCGGCGAGGCCCGCGACGATCTCCGCCTCGGGCGCCGCGATCGACACCATGGCACCGCCCGCGGGCAGCTCCTGCATCAGACGCCCGCGCGCCAAGACCAGCCTCAATCCGTCCTCGAGGCGCAAGGCCCCCGCGACCACCGCCGCCGCATACTCGCCGACGCTGTGACCCATCACCACGTCGGGCACGACACCGCGCGCGCGCCAGGACTCGGCCAGCGCCACCTCCAGCGCGAACAGCGCAGGTTGCGTGACCGCCGTCGCGTGGAGCGGGCCTTGCGCATCGCCCTCGGCGAAGAGCAACGATAGCAAGGGCCGCTCGAGCTGACCGCGGCATAGCTCGTCGCACTGCTCCAGCACCCTCCGAAACACCGGGTCCGTTTCGTAGAGGCCGCGCCCCATCCCCGCGTACTGGGAGCCTTGCCCGGTGAACAGAAAGGCCACACGCGGCGGAGGCCCTTCACCAAGCCGAAACGAAGGCGCCCCCTCGAGCCGCACCGCCACCTCCTCCGCGCTGCGCCCCACCACGGCGAGCCGGTGCTCGAACGGCGTTCGCCCGATGCGCGCAGTTCGGCAAAGGTCACCAAACTCACCGGGACGCATCCTCATCGCAAGCGCCCAACGGCCCGCAAGCTCACGCAACGCCACCTCCGACCGCGCCGACAAAACGAGGAGCTCGCACGAGGCCTCCACCAAGCGCACAGGCTCCGACCCCACCGAACCCGCTGGCTGCGCCCCCGCCGATCGCGCTCGATCCGGCCCGACCGGGCGCACTTGCTCCGACCCCACCGAACCCGCTGGCTGCGCCCCCGCCGATCGCGCTGCGTCCAACGCAACGGAGCGCACAGGCTCCGACCCCACCGAACCCGCAAGCTCCAGCCCGAGCGAACGCACGGGCGAAACGGCCACCGCACGCGCAGCCGGCGGAAGCACCGGCGCTTCTTCGAGCACGACGTGCGCGTTGGTTCCACCAAAGCCAAAGGAGCTAACCCCCGCAAAGCGACGCGAGGCACCGGGAGGCCACGGGCGGCGCTCCGTTGGAATCACGAACGGCGTGCCGCTCAAGGAGATGTTCGGATTGAGCTCGCGAAGGTGGAGATGCGGCGGAATGGCCCCGCGCTCGAGCGCGAGCACGGCTTTGATGAACCCCGCGACCCCCGCCGCCGACTCGAGGTGACCGATGTTCGTCTTGACGGAGCCCATGGCGCACGCGGCGCCGTTGGAGCGCGCGCCGTACGTCTCGCGCAGCGCTTCGACCTCGATGGGATCGCCGAGCGACGTTCCCGTGCCGTGGGCCTCGACGTACCCCACCTCCTCGCCCCCGAGCCGCCCGTTGGCGAGGGCGCGCCGGATCACGTCCATTTGCGCGTGGATGCTGGGCGCGGTGAGCCCGTTCGAGCGCCCGTCTTGGTTCACGGCGGTGCCTCGAACCACCGCGAGGATGCGATCGCGATCGGACAGCGCATCGGACAGGCGCTTCAAGACGACGATGCCGCACCCTTCCCCGCGCACGTAACCGTCGGCGCGCGCATCGAACGTCTTGCAGCGCCCGTCGGCCGCCATCATCCGCGCGCGCGAAAGGGCCACCGTGGTGTCGGGCGTCAGGATCAGGTTCACGCCACCGGCGAGCGCCAGATCCGACTCGCCGCTGCGCAAGCTCTGACAAGCCCCGTGAATGGCCACGAGAGACGACGAGCACGCGGTGTCGATCGTCATGCTGGGGCCGCGGAAATCACCGAAGTACGAGAGGCGGTTGGCCACGATGCATGGCGCGGAGCCCGAGCCCGCGTACGCGTCGAGGCGCGTGAGATCGGCGAACTGGAGCCCCGCATAGTCCGAGAGGCTCACCCCCACGAACACCCCCGTGGCGCTGCCGGCGAGCCGATGGGCCGCGATGCCCGCGTGCTCGAGCGCCTCCCAAGCCACCTCCAGGACGAGCCTTTGCTGCGGGTCCATGCGAGCCGCCTCGCGCGGCGAGATGCCGAAGAACTCCGCGTCGAACCGGTCCGCGCCCTCGAGAAAGCCGCCCCAGCGCGTGTACATCTTGCCCGGCGCGTCCGGATCGGGATCGTACCACGCGTCGCGGTCCCAGCGATCGCGCGGGGCCTCCACGATGGCGTCGCGCCCCTCGTCCAACATCGTCCAGAACCGATCCGGGGTGTCGGCGCCGCCGGGGAAGCGGCAGCCGATGCCGATGACGGCGATGGGCTCGGACTGCAAGAGCTCGACGCCATCGATCTTTTGCCGCATCTGGCGCGCGAGCAGGGCCAGCTTGACGGCGGAGATGGTCTCTTCGGATTTGCCTTCGTTCACGGATCAACCCTCGAGCAGCGCAGCAAGTGCTTCGTCCTCCGAAAGCGCGGTCACCGCCTGCATGGCGTCGGCGAGCCGCTTTCGTTCCTTGTCGTCCTCGACCGCCTCGTCCCTCGCGGCCCCTGTCTCGACGCCTTCGTCGTTTGCGCCTTCGGCGGCGCCGGAGAGCTCGAGCTTCATCTTCTCCGCCAAGTAGGGCGCGAGCGCGGCCACCGTGGGATACCCCCACACCAAGGTGGCGGAGAGCTGCACGCCGAAGCTCTCCTCCAGCCGGTTCCGCAGGGAGAGCGCCATCAGCGAGTCGAGGCCCAGACCTTTGAGCTCCGTGGCGGGCCCGATGCGCGCGGGATCGAGCCGCAGCACCTTGGCGATCTGCTCGCGCAAATGCGCTTCGATGCGCGCGCGCCGTTGGCTCGGGTCGGCCGTAAGCAAGCTCGCGCGCAAGGTCCCCGCGCCGCGTTGGTCGCCCACGGCGCCCGCCTCGCGTTGGAGCTCGGTAAAAATGGGCGCGGCGGCGGCCCTTGGATACGACTGCGCCCAGCGACGAAAGCGAAATGGCATGACGGCGGCGCGCGGTGTACCCTCGCCAAGAAGGCGCACGAACGCTTCGATCCCCAACGCCGGCGCGATGCTGGCCATTCCCGCCGCCGCGCCCCGCTCGCCGCGGTTGGTGTGCGCCGCCGCCAGGCCTACCTCGGCCCAAGGCCCCCAATTGATGCTCTGGCCGGGCAGCCCCAAGGCGCGCCGGTGCAGCGCCAGCGCGTCGAGGAATGCGCTCGCCGCCGCATAATTCGACTGCCCGGCGCTCCCGAGGATGGACGCAGTGGACGAGAGCATGACGAAAAAGTCCAGCGGAAGCCCGCGGGTGGCGACGTGCAGATTCCACGCCCCATCGACCTTCGGCGCCATCACGGTGCGAAAGCGCGCCGCGCGCTGCTGCAGCAGGATCCCATCGTCGAGAACGACCGCGCCATGGATGACGCCACCCAGCGGGGGCATGCTCGCATCGAGGGTCGCGAGGGCCGCGCCAAGCTGCGCTTCCTCCGCGACGTCCGCGGACAAGACGAGCACGCGGGCACCCGAGGCGCGCATGCTATCCAAGGCGGCGGCCGCCGCGCCCGACGGCGTCGTGCTCCGGCCCAGCAGCGCGATGAAACGAGCCCCGCGCTCCACCAAGCCGCGCGCGAGCACCGTCCCGACGCCGCCGAGACCGCCCGTGATCAAGTACGTGACGTCATCGCGGATGGTCGCGGCCTCCGCGGGCGGGGCGATGGGCGCGTCGGGGCCGCTGCCATGGAGGACGAGCTTGCCGATGTGCCGAGCTCGAGCCATCTCATGGAAGGCGGTGACCGCATCGGAGAGCGGGTAGCTCCGCAAGGGGAGCGGATCGAGCTCACCGCGCGCGACGAGGCTCATCACCTCCTCCAGCAGCGCGGCGAAGCGCTGGGGCCGATCCACCGCCATGCGCGAGAGGTCGATGCCGTGGTACGCGATGTTCTTGCGGAAGGGCGCGAGCCCGATGGTGCGGTCCTCGTAAATGTCGCGCTTTCCAATCTCGAGAAAGCGGCCGTAGGGCGCGAGCACGTCGAGGCTCTTGGGGATCATGTCGCCCGAGAGCGAGTTCAGGACGACGTCGACCCCGGCGCCGCCGGTGGCCGTCATGATCGCGTCGGCAAAGGCGGTCGAGCGCGAGTCGAAGACGTGCGTTATCCCGATGGAACGCAGGTAGTCGCGCTTGGCCTCGCTGCCGGCGGTGGCGAAGATCTCGGCGCCTGCGCGGCGCGCGATCTGCACCGCCGCGAGCCCGGTGCCGCCCGAGGCGGCGTGAACGAGGACGCGCTCGCCCCGCTCGATGCGTGCAAGATGCACGAGGGCATGCTGCGCCGTCATGAAGGCGATGGGGATGGTCGCGGCCTGGGCAAAATCGAGCCGCTCGGGCTTCTTGACGACAAACCGTTCCACGGTCGTGGCGTGCGACGCAAACGCAAATGGCGCGATGCCGACCACCTCGTCGCCCACGGCCAGGCTCACCCCTTCGCCCACCGCGCTGACTTTGCCGGAGCACTCGCCGCCGAGGCGCACCTCTCCGTTCGCTTTGCCTTCGCGCGCGCCGGGCTCCGGATCGGGGCGAAGGCCCAAGGCCGACAAGACGTCGAGGAAGTTGAGCCCCGCGGCCTCCACGGCCACCTCGATCTCACCCGGTCCAGGTGCGCGGCGCTTGGCCTGGCGAAGCACCAAGCTGTCGAGCGCACCGGGTGAGTCGATGACGAGCCGGTACGGACGCTCGCCCGCGCGCTCCAGCGAGGCCGAGCCGGTCGCCGGCGTGCTCGTCGCCTCGTTGCTCGTTGACTCGCTCGTTGCCGGCGTGCTCGTTGACTCCTTGCTCGTCGCCTGCGTGCTCGTTGCCTCGTTGCTCGTTGGCGGCGTGTTCGTTGACTCCTTGCTCGTCGCCTCGTTGCTCGTTGCCGGCGTGTTCGTCGCCTCGTTGCTCGTCGCCTCGTTGCTCGTCGCCTCGTTGCTCGTCGCCGGCGTGCTCGTCGACTCCTTGGACGAGCGCCGGACGATGCGTGCGACGTACCGGCCGCTCGCGCGATGGGCGATCTGGTCCTCCGAGCCGTTGGCGAGGAGCTCCGATACGAGCTCGTTTATGTCGTGCGACGCGGGCGAAAGGTCGATCAGGCTCGTTCGCAGCTCGGGGTGCTCGTGCGCGACGGTTGGCGCGAGGCCCCAGAGCGTCGCGGTTTCGATGGCGGCGGCGTGCGATGCGTCGCGATGGCCGGGGTCGAGCGTTTGCGCGCCGCGTGTGACGATCCAGAGGCGCGGCGGATCGCGGAATCCCGCTTGCACCAGCGCTTGCACGAGGTGGAGCACGCCGATGGGGCCGAGCTTCTCGGCGGCGTGCAGCGCGGTGAGGCCGCCGGAGGCATCGGGCCGGGGAGCGTCGAGTGGCCAGAGGTAGAGAATGCCGGCCGGCGCCCGCCCGGAAAAATGCTCCGCGAGAAGCGCGGCAAACGCCTCGGGGCGATCGATGTCCAGCCCTTCGCGCGGGACGTGAACCCCCGTCAATCCGTGCGCCGCGAGCTGGGGTGCGATCGTTCGATCGGCGAAGATCAGCCAGTCGCGGGCGGGCGCTTTGGCGGCGCTCTCCGCCGCCCGCGGCTCGAGGCGCGGCTGCTCGCGGAACACGCGCTCGTAGAACCAATCGTCGAGGATGTCGGCTCGGGCCGTGCGCGCCCCGGCGGAGAAGCGCTGCAGGCGAAGCCCCTCGACTGCGATGACGGGGCGGCCATTTTCATCGGTGAGCGTGATGTCGCCTTGGAAATCGCCGGATTCGGTGGTGCGAAGCACGGCGTGGCTGAAACCCTTCGCGGCGGGGCGGTCGCGAAGGGTGAGTCGGGCTACGCCGACGGGCAGGTACGCGTCGTTCGTTCCCGTCGCGTCGAGCGGCAGCGCGCCGGCGAGGACCTGAAACGCCGCGTCCAGAAGCGCGGGATGAATGCGGTACGCGGACGACTCGGCCCGCAAGGCGTCGGGCAGCTCGATGCGGCCGAGCGCTTCGCCGTCGCGTCGCCACAGCTCCTCGACGCCTCGAAAGCGCGCGCCGTACTCGAGGCCGCGCGCGGCCAGCGCCTCGTAGTGCGCGTGCCCGGGAACGTGTGTACCGAGGCGCGCGCGCACCTCCTCGAGCGGTATTGTGGGGTGCTCTCGCGCCGGGGCGCGACCGAGGGTGCCCGATGCGTGCGCCGTCCAGGTGCCATCGGCGCCGTCGCCGCGGCTGTGAATGTGAAAGGCGTGCCGAGGGGAACCGTCGGACGTCGCGCGGAGCTGGACATCGCGCGCGGCCGATGCGCCCGCGGGGGCCGTGGGGAGGGCCATCAAGCCTTCGAAGGTGACATTTTCGAGGACAGGAGTCTCGCCACGCTGTGGGGCATTTTCGAGGATATTCGTCTCGTTATGAGATTCGAAGAGGTGCTCCGCGGCCGCGAGCGCCATTTCGAGGTACGCGGTGCCCGGGAGAACGACGAGCCCCTCGACCCGGTGGTCCTCGAGGTACGGCGTGTGGGCC contains these protein-coding regions:
- a CDS encoding SDR family NAD(P)-dependent oxidoreductase yields the protein MGCRFPGGADTPDRFWTMLDEGRDAIVEAPRDRWDRDAWYDPDPDAPGKMYTRWGGFLEGADRFDAEFFGISPREAARMDPQQRLVLEVAWEALEHAGIAAHRLAGSATGVFVGVSLSDYAGLQFADLTRLDAYAGSGSAPCIVANRLSYFGDFRGPSMTIDTACSSSLVAIHGACQSLRSGESDLALAGGVNLILTPDTTVALSRARMMAADGRCKTFDARADGYVRGEGCGIVVLKRLSDALSDRDRILAVVRGTAVNQDGRSNGLTAPSIHAQMDVIRRALANGRLGGEEVGYVEAHGTGTSLGDPIEVEALRETYGARSNGAACAMGSVKTNIGHLESAAGVAGFIKAVLALERGAIPPHLHLRELNPNISLSGTPFVIPTERRPWPPGASRRFAGVSSFGFGGTNAHVVLEEAPVLPPAARAVAVSPVRSLGLELAGSVGSEPVRSVALDAARSAGAQPAGSVGSEQVRPVGPDRARSAGAQPAGSVGSEPVRLVEASCELLVLSARSEVALRELAGRWALAMRMRPGEFGDLCRTARIGRTPFEHRLAVVGRSAEEVAVRLEGAPSFRLGEGPPPRVAFLFTGQGSQYAGMGRGLYETDPVFRRVLEQCDELCRGQLERPLLSLLFAEGDAQGPLHATAVTQPALFALEVALAESWRARGVVPDVVMGHSVGEYAAAVVAGALRLEDGLRLVLARGRLMQELPAGGAMVSIAAPEAEIVAGLAEGTCVAAVNGPEDAVIAGPEDAVAAVAKRFEARGRRTTKLTVSHAFHSALMEPMLDAFERVAATVRYEAPRIALVSNVTGALLPSVSAAYWRRHTRAPVRFAAGMETLDREGVRIFLEIGPRPTLVAMGRRCLPDDRAAAWLPSLRKGEDDRERVLLSLGGVWMHGASIALDGPGRRTSAPTYPFQRERFWLDGAGRRPGDSSSGLYALAWRPTVRAVSAAAASTGMSFATPTSSPSASATPTPSAGAMPTPSAIAPPTPSAIAPPTPSAIAPPTPSAIAPPSRVWRVVGDGQGLADALVTALEAHGVTAVRGAAAGASAGARDAAAGARDAAAGAWDAAAGAWDARRFEGIVDLGALDVHGAAPEGAVEVAAAALETIQSAVAEPGQPRIFFVTRGGLDASGIAGLGRVLAVEHPEAFGGVIDLDPGPGDARGREAAEMAAELLGASFEYVRFRGGQRHVARLARIEMPNVAGPARLALRPSATYLVTGGLGAIGLEVARWLVARGATNVVLVSRSAPSPEAAERIAALEGGKVRVCVVQADVSRPAEVERALKAARALGPLRGVIHAAGVAIGGLLARTDRATLERAMAPKAQGAWNLHASTLARDAPLARAAEPVHDAPLARAAEPIRDAPIARAAEPVRDAPLARTAEPVHDAPLARAAEPVHDATLARNAAPVHDAPLARAAVPIRDATLARNAAPVRDATLVGDSALAGGGDALDFFVLFSSGAALLGAPGQGAYAAANAFLDALAHERRARGLPALVVDWGPWTIGMADVATRERWGTFGVEPIPAEYGLDVLERAIVAGLTEVAVLPGSWPRTFAGRPAAEIPPLFSELVSTESLSNGGSAVRGELLLRLRAAPPPEREELLASELQRTIATILRSDPSRGPSARQGFFDMGMDSLMALELRNRLQLALDTSLPASLVFNYPTVESLGRYLAAEVLGFTGDTPVATNGRAAAAARDEELLAEVQGLSESDVASELEEFAARFLAEEAAR
- a CDS encoding SDR family NAD(P)-dependent oxidoreductase, whose translation is MGQELRAREPVFREALEACAKAMGPYLDGSLLEELGAPEEKYHLTRIDRVQPMLFAMQVSLTALWRAWGVEPDAVMGHSMGEVAAAHVAGALSLEDAARVICERSKLVTRAAGRGGMALTELSLSEAKAAIGKYGERVSIAASNSPRSTVLSGEKEALEEILRELGERGVFARWVRVDFASHSAQMDPLRGELLERLRGIRPKAGTVAIHSTLLGRVIDGSEMDAKYWGDNLREPVLLARMVGRQLEEEEGTVFVEVSAHPILTTDVEACGAKAVQPTLRRHTPERASMLGTLGALWSAGSAIDWSRQHPKAGQVVDLPTYPWQRQRHWIEPRSRTGTRRIRQGAHPFIGDPVELAGEARTTLFEGRIDAAHTPYLEDHRVEGLVVLPGTAYLEMALAAAEHLFESHNETNILENAPQRGETPVLENVTFEGLMALPTAPAGASAARDVQLRATSDGSPRHAFHIHSRGDGADGTWTAHASGTLGRAPAREHPTIPLEEVRARLGTHVPGHAHYEALAARGLEYGARFRGVEELWRRDGEALGRIELPDALRAESSAYRIHPALLDAAFQVLAGALPLDATGTNDAYLPVGVARLTLRDRPAAKGFSHAVLRTTESGDFQGDITLTDENGRPVIAVEGLRLQRFSAGARTARADILDDWFYERVFREQPRLEPRAAESAAKAPARDWLIFADRTIAPQLAAHGLTGVHVPREGLDIDRPEAFAALLAEHFSGRAPAGILYLWPLDAPRPDASGGLTALHAAEKLGPIGVLHLVQALVQAGFRDPPRLWIVTRGAQTLDPGHRDASHAAAIETATLWGLAPTVAHEHPELRTSLIDLSPASHDINELVSELLANGSEDQIAHRASGRYVARIVRRSSKESTSTPATSNEATSNEATSNEATNTPATSNEATSKESTNTPPTSNEATSTQATSKESTSTPATSESTSNEATSTPATGSASLERAGERPYRLVIDSPGALDSLVLRQAKRRAPGPGEIEVAVEAAGLNFLDVLSALGLRPDPEPGAREGKANGEVRLGGECSGKVSAVGEGVSLAVGDEVVGIAPFAFASHATTVERFVVKKPERLDFAQAATIPIAFMTAQHALVHLARIERGERVLVHAASGGTGLAAVQIARRAGAEIFATAGSEAKRDYLRSIGITHVFDSRSTAFADAIMTATGGAGVDVVLNSLSGDMIPKSLDVLAPYGRFLEIGKRDIYEDRTIGLAPFRKNIAYHGIDLSRMAVDRPQRFAALLEEVMSLVARGELDPLPLRSYPLSDAVTAFHEMARARHIGKLVLHGSGPDAPIAPPAEAATIRDDVTYLITGGLGGVGTVLARGLVERGARFIALLGRSTTPSGAAAAALDSMRASGARVLVLSADVAEEAQLGAALATLDASMPPLGGVIHGAVVLDDGILLQQRAARFRTVMAPKVDGAWNLHVATRGLPLDFFVMLSSTASILGSAGQSNYAAASAFLDALALHRRALGLPGQSINWGPWAEVGLAAAHTNRGERGAAAGMASIAPALGIEAFVRLLGEGTPRAAVMPFRFRRWAQSYPRAAAAPIFTELQREAGAVGDQRGAGTLRASLLTADPSQRRARIEAHLREQIAKVLRLDPARIGPATELKGLGLDSLMALSLRNRLEESFGVQLSATLVWGYPTVAALAPYLAEKMKLELSGAAEGANDEGVETGAARDEAVEDDKERKRLADAMQAVTALSEDEALAALLEG